In a single window of the Musa acuminata AAA Group cultivar baxijiao unplaced genomic scaffold, Cavendish_Baxijiao_AAA HiC_scaffold_185, whole genome shotgun sequence genome:
- the LOC135656632 gene encoding serine/threonine-protein kinase AtPK2/AtPK19-like, producing MVSSEMNSVTKITGRKNLNMEILLPTGPPDVAVSENVEFDFSDVFGPGPVQTSVNVNVMNPDNQAPESVPNETVYDDPVVIYKRSHSLVGPSTPVSQSLQLSKLTIHETDNSLELLECASEVTGDLESSTSFMETHDSISEKCEVIGLSDFEVLKLVGKGAFGKVFQVKKRGTSEIYAMKVMRKDKIMEKNHAEYMKAERDILTKVDHPFIVQLRYSFQTKYRLYLVLDFINGGHLFFQLYNHGLFREDLARTYAAEIVSAVSHLHTNGIMHRDLKPENILLDADGHAMLTDFGLAKEFDENTRSNSLCGTLEYMAPEIVLGKGHDKAADWWSVGILLFEMLTGKPPFFSSNREKMQQKIMREKIKLPAYLSSEAHSLLKGLLQKEASKRLGSGPGGSNEIKNHKWFKSINWRKLEAREILPSFRPNVAGKTCIANFDERWTSMSVLDSPVASPVTGENDFAGFTYVRPAPFLQKPSPLS from the exons ATGGTTTCCTCTGAGATGAATAGTGTGACCAAAATCACCGGTCGCAAGAACTTAAACATGGAGATACTTCTTCCAACAGGCCCCCCTGATGTTGCGGTATCTGAGAACGTGGAGTTTGATTTCTCTGATGTGTTTGGTCCTGGCCCTGTTCAGACCTCAGTTAACGTGAATGTTATGAATCCTGATAATCAGGCACCTGAATCGGTTCCAAATGAGACAGTTTATGACGATCCAGTGGTCATTTACAAGCGATCACATTCTTTGGTGGGGCCTTCAACTCCAGTTAGTCAGTCCTTGCAGCTCAGCAAACTCACAATACATGAGACTGACAATTCATTGGAACTTTTGGAGTGTGCGTCTGAAGTGACTGGTGATCTGGAGTCATCCACCTCTTTCATGGAGACGCATGATTCAATATCTGAGAAATGTGAGGTCATAGGGCTTTCAGACTTTGAGGTTTTGAAGCTAGTTGGGAAAGGTGCATTTGGAAAAGTCTTTCAGGTGAAAAAAAGAGGCACTTCTGAAATCTATGCAATGAAGGTTATGCGGAAGGATAAGATTATGGAAAAGAACCATGCTGAATACATGAAAGCTGAGCGAGATATTTTGACGAAAGTTGATCACCCTTTCATCGTCCAACTAAGATACTCATTCCAG ACAAAGTACCGCCTGTATCTTGTGCTCGATTTTATAAATGGAGGACATCTATTTTTTCAGCTCTATAACCATGGCTTGTTCAG AGAGGATCTTGCTCGCACATATGCAGCTGAAATAGTATCTGCTGTTTCCCACCTTCATACGAATGGTATAATGCACAGGGACCTCAAGCCTGAGAACATTCTCCTCGATGCAGATGGTCAT GCCATGTTAACTGACTTTGGTCTGGCAAAAGAGTTTGATGAAAATACTAGATCAAACTCCCTCTGTGGGACGCTCGAGTACATGGCTCCTGAAATCGTTCTCGGAAAAGGCCATGACAAAGCTGCTGATTGGTGGAGTGTTGGAATCCTGTTGTTCGAGATGCTCACTGGGAAG CCACCTTTTTTCAGTAGTAACAGAGAGAAAATGCAGCAGAAGATAATGAGGGAGAAGATAAAGCTGCCTGCTTACTTGTCCAGCGAAGCCCATTCCTTACTGAAAGGC TTGTTGCAGAAAGAAGCAAGCAAGCGGCTCGGGAGTGGCCCTGGTGGGAGCAACGAGATAAAGAACCATAAGTGGTTCAAATCGATCAACTGGCGAAAACTGGAGGCCCGTGAAATCCTGCCTAGCTTCCGGCCTAATGTTGCCGGAAAGACCTGCATCGCCAACTTCGACGAGCGATGGACGAGCATGTCGGTGTTGGATTCGCCGGTCGCAAGCCCGGTCACCGGAGAGAACGACTTTGCAGGGTTCACGTACGTGAGGCCTGCTCCTTTCCTTCAGAAGCCCAGCCCTCTAAGCTGA
- the LOC135656633 gene encoding thioredoxin H4-1-like: protein MGNCSGKKGAGSDLEEEIDFRGGNVHVITSKESWDQKILEANKDGKIVVANFSASWCGPCRMIAPLYKELSQKYPSLMFLTIDVDELMEFSSSWDIRATPTFLFLKDGQQLDKLIGANRPELEKKIIMIVDSLVQCSKAQIDDEKASYHNMAVEKMEVHAI from the exons ATGGGGAACTGTTCAGGAAAA AAAGGGGCAGGTAGTGATCTTGAAGAGGAGATAGACTTCAGAGGTGGAAATGTGCATGTAATTACTAGCAAAGAGAGCTGGGATCAAAAGATTTTGGAAGCAAACAAGGATGGCAAGATC GTTGTAGCAAATTTCAGTGCATCTTGGTGTGGCCCATGCAGAATGATAGCACCTCTTTATAAGGAGCTGTCTCAGAAGTATCCTTCACTGATGTTTTTGACAATAGATGTTGATGAATTAATG GAATTTAGTTCGTCATGGGATATACGTGCAACTCCAACATTCTTATTCCTGAAAGATGGGCAGCAGTTGGATAAGTTGATTGGTGCTAATAGGCCTGAGCTGGAGAAGAAGATAATCATGATTGTGGATTCCTTAGTTCAGTGCTCCAAAGCTCAAATTGATGATGAGAAGGCGTCGTACCATAATATG GCAGTAGAAAAAATGGAGGTTCATGCGATATAG